A part of Paenibacillus sp. sptzw28 genomic DNA contains:
- a CDS encoding DUF2935 domain-containing protein, whose protein sequence is MTREPLQDALFEHRFWLQILGDHARFINDSLPPKEQGDIRVAEHFIRQFDQLLSVARMADAGGNLDTLNRQAYQLTTELRTFKLDLLRRMLLGTVTVGLTPTFINHMVDELEEYCRVLEALLAGQPVPVFNPLHHDLLWLLDASGHAGAIILGLDRVEQPLIKANEQFEKQFQALYLKAVEMAGYMRTQLADFPAFRFFHKQINLEMKLFRKFLAELLEMDLNAEMLDRITPLIPDHMAREECYYLIKLAASGLVPMPGCDPTKPRVE, encoded by the coding sequence ATGACAAGAGAACCATTGCAGGATGCCCTGTTTGAGCATCGATTTTGGCTGCAAATTTTGGGTGATCACGCCCGGTTTATCAATGATTCGCTGCCACCGAAGGAGCAGGGGGATATCCGGGTTGCAGAGCATTTCATTCGCCAATTCGACCAGCTCCTCTCAGTTGCGCGAATGGCCGACGCGGGGGGCAATCTTGATACGCTTAACCGACAAGCCTATCAATTAACAACTGAGCTTAGGACCTTCAAGCTGGATTTGCTCAGAAGAATGCTGCTTGGAACGGTTACGGTGGGGCTGACGCCTACTTTCATCAATCATATGGTAGATGAGCTTGAGGAGTACTGCAGAGTGTTGGAGGCGCTTCTTGCAGGACAGCCGGTGCCCGTCTTCAATCCTCTGCATCATGACCTGCTCTGGCTGCTTGATGCTTCCGGTCACGCGGGTGCGATTATACTCGGGCTGGATCGGGTGGAACAGCCGCTGATCAAGGCAAACGAGCAATTTGAAAAGCAGTTCCAGGCGCTTTATTTGAAAGCGGTGGAGATGGCGGGGTATATGAGAACCCAATTAGCGGATTTTCCGGCGTTCCGGTTTTTTCATAAACAAATCAATCTGGAAATGAAGCTTTTCCGGAAGTTCCTTGCGGAGCTGCTCGAAATGGATCTTAATGCCGAGATGCTGGACCGGATTACGCCGCTGATTCCCGATCATATGGCGCGAGAAGAGTGCTATTATCTGATTAAGCTGGCTGCCTCCGGACTCGTGCCAATGCCCGGGTGTGACCCGACAAAGCCGAGAGTAGAATAA
- a CDS encoding MBL fold metallo-hydrolase — protein MTLFQSNLYMTVSAVIQTEDLVVVVDPAWLPHEVEEIRNYTYTILNGRPLYILFTHSDYDHIIGYKAFPEAIANASEALKTKSEEGKVAVVEQIKAFDDEYYIIRGYEIAFPVVDVCAAKDGDAFVLGSTRLVFYPAPGHNDDGMFTVIEPLGLLIAGDYFSNVEFPYIYFDSALYERSILKLDDIIARHDIRLLITGHGDSTDQRAEMKRRQSDSLEYIRAMRSYILAGDQIRIDGLIANCRFPRNMRKFHKNNQLLIQKELESRLGKDDGTML, from the coding sequence GTGACATTATTTCAAAGTAATCTTTATATGACGGTATCGGCTGTCATTCAAACGGAAGATTTGGTCGTGGTCGTCGATCCGGCATGGCTGCCGCACGAGGTGGAGGAAATTCGGAATTATACATATACGATTTTGAACGGACGCCCGCTGTACATCCTGTTCACGCATTCCGACTATGATCATATTATCGGTTACAAGGCTTTTCCGGAGGCCATCGCGAACGCCAGCGAAGCTTTAAAAACCAAAAGCGAAGAAGGGAAAGTGGCGGTTGTGGAACAGATCAAAGCGTTTGACGACGAGTATTACATTATTCGCGGCTACGAAATTGCTTTTCCCGTTGTCGATGTATGCGCGGCGAAAGATGGAGATGCATTTGTTCTCGGCAGTACCCGCTTGGTGTTTTACCCGGCGCCGGGTCATAATGACGACGGGATGTTTACGGTTATTGAGCCGCTTGGACTGCTTATTGCAGGTGACTATTTCTCGAATGTGGAGTTCCCGTACATTTATTTCGACAGCGCTTTGTATGAGAGGAGCATATTGAAGTTGGACGACATCATAGCTCGGCACGATATCCGGCTGTTGATTACCGGGCATGGCGATTCTACGGACCAGAGAGCCGAAATGAAGCGGAGGCAATCGGATTCTTTGGAATATATTCGCGCAATGCGCAGCTATATATTAGCCGGTGATCAAATACGGATAGACGGGCTTATCGCAAATTGCCGCTTTCCCAGAAATATGAGAAAGTTCCATAAGAACAATCAACTGCTCATTCAAAAAGAACTTGAGTCTCGCCTCGGCAAAGATGATGGAACTATGCTTTAG
- a CDS encoding prenyltransferase/squalene oxidase repeat-containing protein, with protein MISLLERVNSGIGELVDRLLNIQSRDGSWRLGFIESGMMSDAATIMLITTLGLSKGKLISSLAERILAGQRDDGAWRVYPDEPYANISASLECYFALLHAGIHASEPFMAEARSAIEELGGLSRIDSLMTKFLLAVIGQYPWPKWFPVPLSIMMLPRSSPLHFYQFSGYARVHMAPMLLLGHRKPVFKPPSVSPLPGLRMLQLPAGSELFDWDKHFSVRKHPDDYNWFKQMKQSLNSVNIQRQAARRAEQYMLSRLEADGTLYSYSSSTILMVHALRSIGYRRDHPVIARAIQGLESFLWPDHGRLTMQNATSTVWDTALISHSLQQAGLSPLHPSIKHAGRFLLSRQHTKTADWQLNVKHPIPGGWGFSNINTINPDVDDTTASLRAINKLGAAADYRKASNLGLQWLLAMQNKDGGWAAFERNIDNPLISWLPLDGAADAATDPSSADLTGRTLEYLGRTAGLSNEHRFIRNAVNWLYKHQESDGSWYGRWGVCYIYGTWAALTGLAAVGEPPDHPKIRKAADWLLAVQNSDGGFGESCGSDRVKRFIPLSSSTLSQTAWALDALTAVNDEPLEPVKRSADFILRSLRSDGLASSYPTGAGLPGHFYTRYESYPLVWPLLALSNYRLKYNAKA; from the coding sequence GTGATTTCTTTGCTTGAGCGAGTGAATTCCGGAATCGGCGAACTCGTGGACCGTTTATTAAATATCCAGTCTCGCGATGGGAGCTGGCGACTTGGATTTATCGAGAGCGGAATGATGTCCGACGCTGCAACCATAATGCTCATTACAACGCTTGGCCTGAGCAAAGGGAAATTAATCTCGTCCCTAGCAGAGCGTATTCTCGCCGGTCAACGCGATGATGGAGCATGGCGGGTCTATCCGGATGAGCCGTACGCCAATATATCGGCGAGCTTGGAATGCTACTTCGCACTGTTACATGCAGGCATTCATGCATCGGAGCCGTTTATGGCAGAAGCGAGAAGCGCCATCGAAGAGCTTGGCGGGCTATCCCGTATCGACAGCCTGATGACCAAATTTTTGCTTGCCGTCATCGGACAATATCCATGGCCGAAATGGTTTCCGGTCCCCCTTTCCATAATGATGCTTCCCCGCTCATCACCTCTGCATTTCTATCAATTTTCCGGTTATGCCCGCGTCCACATGGCGCCGATGCTGCTGCTCGGACACCGGAAGCCGGTATTCAAGCCGCCGTCGGTATCACCGCTACCAGGGCTTCGCATGCTTCAGCTGCCCGCAGGCAGCGAATTATTCGACTGGGACAAACATTTTAGTGTTCGTAAGCACCCGGATGATTACAACTGGTTCAAGCAGATGAAACAGTCGCTCAACTCCGTGAATATTCAGCGGCAGGCCGCGCGGCGGGCAGAACAATATATGCTCAGCCGGCTTGAAGCGGACGGTACGCTGTACAGTTACTCGAGCTCCACGATACTGATGGTGCATGCCCTGCGGTCGATCGGTTACCGGCGTGACCATCCGGTAATCGCGAGAGCCATTCAAGGTCTTGAATCCTTTCTCTGGCCCGATCACGGCCGGCTTACCATGCAGAATGCAACATCCACCGTGTGGGACACGGCGTTGATCAGTCATTCGCTTCAGCAGGCCGGATTATCCCCCTTACATCCGTCGATTAAGCACGCCGGCCGCTTCCTGCTCTCGCGGCAGCATACGAAGACCGCCGATTGGCAATTGAACGTGAAACATCCGATTCCCGGTGGTTGGGGCTTCTCCAACATTAATACGATAAATCCTGATGTCGATGATACGACAGCTTCATTGCGGGCTATTAATAAACTGGGGGCCGCCGCGGACTATAGGAAGGCGAGCAACCTCGGCTTGCAATGGTTATTGGCTATGCAAAATAAAGACGGAGGCTGGGCCGCATTTGAGCGCAATATTGATAACCCGCTCATCTCCTGGCTGCCGCTGGACGGGGCCGCAGACGCGGCTACAGATCCTTCCTCTGCGGATTTAACGGGACGGACTCTCGAATATTTGGGCCGGACAGCCGGACTCTCGAATGAACACCGATTTATTCGGAATGCCGTGAACTGGCTCTACAAGCATCAGGAATCGGACGGCTCCTGGTACGGCAGATGGGGCGTTTGCTACATCTATGGAACGTGGGCGGCATTGACGGGACTGGCCGCAGTCGGCGAGCCGCCCGATCATCCGAAAATTCGCAAGGCGGCGGACTGGCTGCTTGCTGTCCAGAATAGCGACGGAGGCTTCGGCGAATCATGCGGAAGCGACCGCGTAAAGCGTTTTATTCCCCTATCGTCTTCAACATTATCACAGACAGCCTGGGCATTAGACGCGCTAACAGCGGTGAACGACGAGCCGCTCGAACCGGTGAAGCGTTCAGCTGACTTTATTTTGCGCAGCCTCCGCTCGGACGGACTTGCCTCCTCCTATCCGACCGGCGCAGGCTTGCCGGGACATTTCTATACGCGGTATGAGAGCTATCCGCTAGTATGGCCGCTGCTTGCCCTCTCCAATTATCGTCTTAAATACAATGCTAAAGCATAG
- a CDS encoding GMC oxidoreductase, with product MKVYVAGNGDTLFNISNKYQIGLDQLMAVNPQISSPYLMISGLRVNIPSESRPTAAAEHRVVAPFCPPVPQEQFLHSWMPVTSAEQMAENEYDVLIVGSGAGGGAALWRLCEQWGNNEKRIGIVERGELYVPTHVANIATIDGESFRLFAPPEITDLIGNRLPEYSGAKLIYALGGRTILWGAITPRMVDFEIAQWPVSISEMDLYYNIAEEIMNVTTDYARDSSITSILLKRLRENGFYNADYIPTATNLAQTRYGKLNSNVFYSTILLFARALSMRTFDLAVNTYAAEVITEDGKAAGVRVMTRDKKSHIIRAKNVVLAASALQTPRILLNSNIPGKAIGRYLMNHSYLVATASVNTTNFPEPLGVLGIMIPETQDRPYQLQLQGPEQYFDYHYEKKPIKNEWRISFFGASGKVEPRYENRVFVEPDRRDEYGVPELQVNFSYSARDEAVLEQMSAGLVRASSAMQLNFATMNGVPAICLMPPGTDNHEAGTCRMGNDPETSATNPYGQIHGVPGLYIADASILPSMGASNPTLTITAMAIRTADNIVRQMLE from the coding sequence TTGAAGGTCTATGTCGCCGGGAATGGAGATACTCTCTTTAATATTTCAAATAAATATCAAATCGGACTGGATCAATTGATGGCGGTAAACCCGCAAATCTCCAGCCCCTATTTGATGATCTCTGGCCTTCGGGTTAATATACCTTCTGAATCAAGGCCAACCGCGGCCGCGGAGCACAGAGTCGTTGCTCCTTTCTGTCCGCCTGTGCCCCAGGAGCAATTTCTTCACAGCTGGATGCCGGTTACATCCGCCGAACAAATGGCTGAGAATGAATACGACGTCCTCATTGTCGGATCGGGCGCGGGTGGCGGAGCAGCGCTTTGGAGGTTATGCGAACAGTGGGGGAACAATGAAAAACGGATCGGAATCGTGGAGCGGGGTGAGCTTTACGTCCCCACTCATGTCGCCAATATAGCTACCATAGACGGTGAAAGCTTCCGTCTGTTTGCACCGCCTGAAATAACCGATCTGATCGGGAACAGACTTCCCGAATATTCGGGCGCGAAGCTGATTTATGCTTTAGGCGGAAGGACGATACTTTGGGGAGCCATCACTCCGCGTATGGTAGATTTTGAAATCGCGCAATGGCCGGTTTCGATTAGTGAAATGGATCTTTATTACAATATCGCCGAAGAAATCATGAATGTGACTACAGACTATGCGAGAGACTCGTCGATTACGTCAATCCTTCTGAAGCGACTTAGAGAAAATGGATTTTACAACGCGGACTATATTCCGACTGCCACCAACCTTGCCCAGACACGATACGGCAAGCTGAATTCCAATGTCTTTTACAGCACAATACTGTTATTCGCAAGAGCTTTAAGCATGCGTACCTTTGATCTGGCCGTTAACACTTATGCGGCGGAGGTAATTACGGAGGACGGTAAAGCGGCAGGCGTCCGGGTAATGACCCGGGATAAGAAATCCCACATCATAAGGGCCAAGAACGTGGTACTGGCGGCAAGCGCATTACAAACCCCGCGCATCCTGCTTAACTCTAATATTCCGGGGAAAGCGATCGGCAGGTACCTCATGAACCATTCCTATTTGGTCGCTACGGCAAGCGTAAATACGACGAATTTCCCTGAGCCATTGGGAGTATTGGGGATTATGATACCGGAGACTCAAGACCGCCCCTATCAGCTGCAGCTTCAAGGACCGGAGCAATATTTTGATTACCACTACGAGAAAAAGCCGATTAAGAATGAATGGAGGATCAGCTTTTTCGGCGCTTCCGGAAAGGTTGAACCGCGTTACGAAAACAGGGTCTTTGTTGAACCTGACAGACGGGATGAATACGGGGTCCCCGAATTGCAAGTGAATTTCTCATACAGTGCACGGGATGAAGCGGTTTTGGAGCAAATGTCGGCGGGATTGGTGCGCGCTTCCTCGGCGATGCAATTAAACTTCGCCACAATGAACGGCGTTCCCGCCATATGTCTGATGCCGCCTGGTACGGATAACCACGAAGCCGGAACATGCCGTATGGGGAATGATCCGGAGACCTCGGCAACGAATCCTTACGGACAAATTCACGGCGTTCCGGGTCTTTATATAGCCGATGCCAGCATTCTGCCCTCAATGGGAGCTTCCAATCCAACCTTGACAATCACAGCTATGGCGATCCGAACGGCAGATAACATAGTCAGACAGATGCTCGAATAA
- a CDS encoding PAS domain S-box protein, with protein MLKEWHFIICWGDVNFIMPSLQINHQSLFECLFTNSFNGIALIKSDGNWIKANEALNRICGYSSEELTKLTIYDLIHPEDRFDKVQHLLQRQHSAVEVRLIHKNTNIIWSSIIISIVEEEAVDEESYFIIQVTDISGTKEAEKKFNRIEQLYSLISEHSQDVLFTTATDGSILDSSPSFRKLLGYWPENITGMQESSFYHAEDLHRLQENKGTREYAQQFRLRHKNGKYLWFDIKRMKLNDEMYLNMGSNISQHKKNENIISEAHRTALIGSWEWDILHKEAIFSDYLYEIANIPRDNEGFNHITGLVPLEIKQQFLKEIEKALKTNDLNFEYRIIHTDGTYKYLHIRGVVSRAVTGDPLKIQGTVQDITERKNIELKLQETVERYTSLKKYNHDAVISLDLDGCVINANKMAQVLTGYSIQEMQGASFSRFVPNSNVKELLITSLKDASVEKSIDRIINKDGHAVEVLTTIAPIFINNGNVGYYIIAKDITDQKRLIIDKEAAESRNKAKSEFLAMMSHEIRTPMNGVIGMTDLLMETTSLNAQQREYLEIIRKSGETLLRIINDILDFSKIDSGQTELVEETIDIRNCIFEAVDLLMPKAHEKKLEISFSLGQEVPPRLLGDEKRLKQVLINLVGNAIKFTNSGGVSVSVKKLSQNGHSVKLIFKVKDTGIGIPREKSDQLFQPFFQLDNFMTRTSEGTGLGLAISKKLVNLMDGDIWIEHSDDPGATFLFSVSLKLVKKPASAAVQLNYEEMKPLRPLNILIAEDNKINQLVLIKMLDNQGHRLTIAENGSRAIEEALSESYDIIFMDVHMPLINGFEATSIIKNALTPEKCPVIVAVTSNALKGDREKCLAAGMDEYISKPINNKTVSNMIRKFFA; from the coding sequence ATGCTGAAAGAATGGCATTTTATCATATGTTGGGGAGATGTGAACTTCATTATGCCAAGTTTGCAAATAAATCATCAATCCTTATTTGAATGCCTTTTTACCAATTCATTCAATGGGATTGCACTGATCAAGTCTGACGGGAATTGGATTAAGGCGAATGAGGCTTTGAATCGAATTTGCGGTTATTCAAGCGAGGAGCTGACTAAGCTCACCATTTATGACCTGATACACCCGGAGGACCGGTTTGATAAGGTTCAACATCTTCTGCAGCGGCAGCATTCGGCAGTCGAGGTTCGTCTTATTCATAAAAATACAAACATCATATGGTCTTCAATTATAATCTCAATAGTCGAGGAGGAGGCAGTTGACGAGGAATCGTATTTTATTATTCAAGTGACTGATATTTCCGGAACGAAAGAGGCTGAAAAGAAATTCAATAGAATAGAGCAGCTGTATAGCCTTATTTCCGAACATTCACAGGATGTTCTCTTTACGACTGCAACCGATGGCAGCATTCTTGATTCCTCCCCTTCCTTCCGGAAGCTATTGGGTTATTGGCCAGAAAATATAACCGGCATGCAGGAAAGTTCATTTTACCATGCCGAAGATTTACATAGGCTGCAGGAAAACAAAGGAACAAGAGAGTATGCTCAGCAATTCAGACTGCGGCACAAAAATGGAAAATACTTATGGTTTGATATAAAAAGAATGAAGCTGAACGATGAAATGTATTTGAATATGGGAAGCAATATTTCCCAGCACAAGAAGAACGAGAATATCATCTCGGAAGCCCACCGTACCGCCTTGATCGGAAGTTGGGAATGGGACATCCTTCACAAGGAGGCGATCTTCTCCGACTATTTGTATGAAATCGCAAATATACCCAGAGATAATGAAGGGTTTAATCATATCACGGGTTTGGTCCCCCTCGAAATTAAGCAGCAGTTTCTAAAGGAAATCGAAAAAGCGCTTAAAACTAACGATTTGAATTTTGAGTACCGTATCATACACACGGATGGCACATACAAATACCTGCACATTCGCGGAGTTGTTTCCCGCGCGGTAACAGGTGATCCTCTTAAGATTCAAGGAACTGTTCAGGATATTACGGAACGCAAAAATATCGAGTTAAAGCTGCAGGAAACAGTCGAACGATACACGTCACTCAAAAAATATAACCACGATGCCGTAATTTCGTTAGATTTGGATGGATGCGTTATTAATGCAAACAAGATGGCCCAGGTATTAACAGGATATTCGATCCAGGAAATGCAGGGTGCAAGCTTCTCCCGTTTTGTCCCGAATAGTAATGTCAAAGAGCTTTTAATAACTTCTTTAAAAGATGCCTCGGTAGAAAAAAGCATCGATAGGATTATTAATAAGGACGGTCATGCGGTTGAAGTATTGACGACCATCGCCCCTATATTTATCAATAACGGAAACGTCGGCTATTATATTATTGCAAAGGATATAACAGATCAGAAAAGGCTGATCATTGATAAGGAAGCTGCAGAATCGAGAAACAAAGCTAAAAGTGAATTTCTGGCGATGATGAGTCATGAGATTCGCACTCCAATGAACGGCGTGATCGGTATGACGGATCTTCTCATGGAGACTACGTCCCTGAACGCGCAGCAAAGAGAATATCTGGAAATTATTCGTAAAAGCGGAGAAACGCTCCTTCGCATCATTAACGATATTCTGGACTTTTCCAAAATTGATTCGGGACAAACGGAGCTGGTCGAGGAAACGATCGATATCAGAAACTGCATCTTTGAAGCGGTCGACCTCCTCATGCCCAAAGCGCATGAAAAAAAGCTTGAAATTTCATTCTCCTTGGGCCAAGAGGTGCCGCCACGCCTTCTTGGCGACGAAAAAAGGCTGAAGCAGGTACTGATTAATTTGGTGGGAAATGCAATAAAATTCACAAATTCAGGCGGTGTTTCAGTCTCTGTCAAAAAACTGTCGCAGAACGGTCATTCGGTAAAATTAATCTTTAAGGTAAAAGACACGGGTATCGGCATACCCCGTGAAAAGAGCGACCAACTTTTTCAGCCGTTTTTTCAGCTGGATAACTTTATGACACGAACATCGGAAGGAACGGGCCTTGGTCTTGCGATCAGCAAGAAGCTTGTGAACCTGATGGACGGAGATATATGGATTGAGCACTCGGACGATCCAGGAGCTACCTTTCTATTCAGCGTTTCTCTGAAATTAGTAAAGAAACCTGCCAGTGCTGCCGTTCAGCTGAATTATGAGGAGATGAAGCCTCTACGGCCACTCAATATTTTAATCGCCGAAGATAACAAAATCAACCAGCTGGTCCTGATCAAAATGCTTGATAACCAGGGGCACCGCCTCACTATCGCGGAGAATGGCAGCAGAGCGATTGAAGAGGCTTTGTCGGAATCCTATGATATTATATTTATGGATGTGCACATGCCTCTTATCAATGGATTCGAAGCGACATCAATTATTAAAAACGCGCTCACACCTGAAAAATGTCCCGTCATTGTCGCCGTTACGTCAAATGCACTCAAGGGTGACCGAGAGAAATGCCTCGCTGCCGGGATGGACGAATATATAAGCAAACCGATCAACAATAAGACGGTTAGTAATATGATTCGAAAGTTTTTTGCTTAA
- a CDS encoding glycoside hydrolase family 88 protein, whose protein sequence is MKSVIMEELERRERFDFPSRVNHAFVKDAIAFILGRIDANLDVFTSRFPAPASHRLVYSATENTDWTTGFWTGMLWLAYEVTRDDKYLRAAEIQVDSFKQRIDSRFHTNTHDLGFLYTLSCVASYKLTANREAADSALKAADQLMERYHPRAGIIQAWGDLNDPNERGRMIIDCCMNLPLLYWASGETGNSRYSSAASEHVSKAASLIVREDASTYHTFFMDIDTGLPKHGETHQGYADDSCWSRGQAWGLYGFALSYIYTGEQELLELAKKLTNFFLNRLPEDLVCYWDLIFTRGDQERDSSAAAIAACGMLELARHLPLTDQSKRIYENAAACIIESLTDNYSTVLNSSSNGILKHAVYNKPRGMGIDECTIWGDYFYFEALVRLLKDWRSYW, encoded by the coding sequence ATGAAATCCGTAATAATGGAAGAACTTGAACGGAGAGAAAGGTTCGATTTTCCAAGCCGTGTGAATCATGCTTTTGTGAAGGACGCGATTGCATTCATACTCGGCAGAATCGACGCTAATTTAGATGTGTTTACATCCCGGTTTCCTGCGCCCGCTAGCCATCGGCTCGTATATTCCGCGACAGAGAACACCGATTGGACCACCGGATTCTGGACCGGGATGCTGTGGCTTGCCTATGAGGTGACCCGCGACGATAAATATCTGCGGGCGGCAGAAATTCAAGTTGACAGCTTCAAGCAGCGAATCGACAGCCGCTTTCATACGAATACGCATGATTTGGGGTTCCTCTACACTCTATCGTGTGTAGCTTCCTATAAACTGACCGCAAACCGGGAAGCGGCCGACTCCGCCTTAAAGGCAGCGGACCAACTTATGGAGCGTTACCACCCCCGTGCCGGCATTATCCAGGCTTGGGGCGACTTGAACGATCCGAATGAAAGAGGCAGAATGATTATTGATTGCTGCATGAATTTGCCCTTGCTGTATTGGGCATCGGGAGAGACGGGAAACTCCCGCTACAGTTCTGCCGCATCCGAACACGTCAGTAAAGCGGCCTCGCTAATCGTAAGGGAGGATGCTTCTACCTATCACACTTTTTTCATGGATATCGATACCGGGCTGCCGAAGCACGGAGAAACGCACCAGGGCTACGCAGACGATTCTTGCTGGTCACGAGGGCAGGCTTGGGGCTTATATGGTTTTGCTCTCAGTTATATTTATACAGGTGAACAGGAACTGCTGGAATTGGCCAAGAAGCTGACAAACTTTTTTCTGAACCGTCTCCCCGAAGACTTGGTCTGTTACTGGGATTTGATCTTTACCCGGGGTGACCAGGAAAGGGACAGTTCCGCCGCCGCAATTGCAGCTTGCGGCATGCTTGAGCTCGCCAGGCATCTGCCGCTGACGGATCAATCCAAACGAATCTATGAGAATGCGGCAGCATGCATTATTGAATCGCTGACCGATAACTATTCTACCGTCCTTAATTCCAGCTCCAATGGAATCCTGAAGCATGCCGTTTATAATAAGCCCCGGGGGATGGGAATCGACGAATGCACAATCTGGGGAGACTACTTTTATTTTGAAGCCTTAGTCAGGCTGCTCAAGGACTGGAGATCGTATTGGTAA
- a CDS encoding ADP-ribosylglycohydrolase family protein — translation MSIQVLNENDYYRCVYGGWLGKNIGGALGARDEGNKELLNLSFYPVIPDGPMENDDLDLQLVWLHALEQYGPMLTAKELGQEWVEHVFFPFDEYGYALANLRRGLQAPVSGSFNNPFTHCMGSPIRSEIWAMVTPGCPHLAVRYAYEDAIVDHAGGEGVYGEMFFAAIESAIFFEKDRDRLISIGLGYIPDNCRTARAVRDLLAWHSQGIDWMTAREMIIKHHGNDNFTDAPQNIAFTILGWLYGDDFEDAILKAVNCGYDTDCTAATLGAILGMILGLTNLPLKWTDPLGDGIVVSKPVKGFDIPRNLHELTARTIRMGRKVLAAWDADIIIHCELPTNLDGTARTADEEIRDIWTRSVNGNRWLLPENSAEALGLELTLSYGAGGPAIGVSHQKQLSFTLTNHSPERWEARLSLDVPGRWKCEEALTAALEPGESFPFTFRVTSSGDLMPSYECSLRISRLHDVQQWAEIKVPFTLIAASHWLLEGPESLQGEAAVSGNRIDWHSTLGTDQTGLYRAVTRMVVPEVRDIRLIVAANCRATVNLNGKQLLSFDENAEFMPAFHRAPVEQYTELSMESGSYELEVIAAKSAHPLEVYVLPVSTGQTKQPGPYYYFTDILFGPPL, via the coding sequence ATGAGTATTCAAGTCCTGAATGAAAACGACTACTACCGCTGCGTTTATGGTGGTTGGCTGGGGAAAAATATCGGAGGCGCACTCGGAGCCCGTGACGAAGGCAACAAAGAACTTCTCAACCTCTCCTTCTATCCGGTTATTCCCGACGGGCCGATGGAAAACGACGATCTGGATCTGCAGCTCGTTTGGCTCCATGCTCTTGAACAATACGGGCCAATGCTGACCGCCAAGGAGCTCGGACAGGAATGGGTAGAGCACGTTTTCTTCCCTTTCGACGAATACGGCTATGCGCTCGCCAATTTAAGGAGAGGTCTTCAAGCCCCCGTATCCGGTTCATTTAACAACCCCTTCACCCACTGCATGGGTTCCCCCATCCGTTCCGAGATCTGGGCGATGGTTACTCCGGGGTGCCCGCATCTTGCCGTCCGGTACGCATACGAGGACGCGATCGTCGATCATGCCGGCGGAGAAGGCGTATACGGTGAGATGTTCTTCGCAGCAATAGAAAGCGCGATTTTCTTCGAGAAGGATCGCGATCGCTTAATATCTATCGGTCTCGGGTACATTCCCGATAATTGCAGAACGGCTCGTGCGGTCCGAGACCTGCTCGCATGGCATAGTCAAGGCATTGATTGGATGACTGCGAGGGAGATGATAATCAAGCATCATGGGAACGACAACTTTACCGACGCCCCGCAAAACATAGCTTTCACTATTCTCGGCTGGCTTTATGGCGATGATTTCGAGGATGCGATCCTGAAGGCTGTCAATTGCGGTTATGATACGGACTGCACTGCAGCCACGCTCGGCGCTATTCTCGGAATGATACTGGGCCTTACGAACCTGCCGCTAAAATGGACGGATCCGCTCGGGGACGGGATCGTGGTCAGTAAGCCCGTTAAAGGCTTCGATATACCGCGGAATTTGCATGAATTAACCGCTCGTACTATCCGCATGGGAAGAAAAGTATTGGCCGCCTGGGATGCGGATATAATCATCCATTGTGAGCTGCCGACCAATCTGGATGGAACTGCCCGAACGGCTGATGAGGAAATCCGCGATATATGGACGCGCAGCGTAAACGGGAACCGCTGGCTGCTTCCGGAAAATTCGGCCGAGGCGCTCGGCCTGGAGCTGACATTGAGCTATGGAGCCGGGGGACCCGCTATTGGCGTGTCGCATCAGAAACAACTTTCTTTTACGTTGACCAATCACTCCCCGGAAAGATGGGAGGCGCGTCTTTCTTTAGACGTACCAGGGCGCTGGAAATGCGAAGAGGCGCTTACGGCTGCGCTTGAGCCGGGGGAATCGTTTCCCTTTACCTTTCGCGTCACTTCTTCCGGCGATCTCATGCCGTCGTATGAGTGCAGCCTTCGAATCTCCCGATTGCACGATGTCCAGCAGTGGGCGGAGATAAAAGTACCATTTACGCTCATAGCGGCATCTCATTGGCTGCTGGAAGGGCCTGAGTCCCTTCAGGGAGAAGCTGCCGTTTCCGGCAATCGAATCGATTGGCATTCGACGCTCGGTACGGATCAGACAGGTTTATACCGGGCCGTCACCCGAATGGTTGTTCCAGAAGTCCGCGATATCAGACTGATCGTCGCCGCGAATTGCCGGGCTACCGTCAATCTGAACGGAAAGCAGCTCTTGTCTTTCGACGAAAATGCCGAGTTCATGCCCGCGTTTCACCGGGCTCCGGTTGAACAATACACTGAACTTAGTATGGAGTCCGGCAGCTACGAGCTGGAGGTTATCGCGGCCAAGAGCGCACACCCGCTGGAGGTTTATGTACTGCCGGTTTCTACCGGACAGACGAAACAGCCCGGCCCGTATTATTATTTTACCGACATTTTGTTTGGTCCTCCTCTATAG